The Treponema sp. J25 genomic interval GTGGATCGTCTTTCGAGGCGTTTTGAAATACCCGTAGGAGAGTGGCAAAACAAACCAGAGCCAGCGAGCCTTGCTGTAGAATCTCCTGTCTATCGAGAGCAATTTGGTCTCTGGCCTCATCAGAAATACTTTGTGAGTCTCGCCTGGAGGGCCCATCAGGTTCATGGCGCACGGTTTGTTCTGGCAGACCAGGTCGGTCTCGGTAAGACGGTGCAGCTTGGTATGGTTGCCCAGCTTATTGCTCTGACATCCGATAAGCCTGTGTTGGTCCTACTCCCTAAAACACTTATGGAACAGTGGCAGATAGAGCTTTGGGATCTCTTACAGGTTCCCAGTGCCCGCTGGACCGGAACCGCCTGGATAGATGAATTGGGTTTTGAATATGTGCCTTCTAGCAAGGAGCCGCTTCTTGCATGCCCCCGTAAAATTGGACTTGTTTCTCAGGGTTTGGTTATTCGTAACCCTGAGCGTCTTCAGAATCTTTTGGAGCGGGAGTGGTCCTGTGTCATTGTGGACGAAGCCCATCGAGCCCGACGGAAAAAAATACCCCCACAGGATGAACGAGGGCCAGGAATTCGTAACCCTGAAACCGAATGCAATCGACTGTATTCGTTTTTGTACAAGCTGGCAGGGAAGACCCGTTCCTTGCTCCTTGCGACCGCTACTCCTGTACAGCTCCATCCCATAGAAGCCTGGGATTTGCTTTTTTTGTTATCCCAAGGAAACTCCCACGTACTTGGCGAAGCGGGCAGTTATTGGTTCAATCCGGAAAAAGCACTACCCTTGGCTCTTGGAGAAATCTCATTCCCTGAAGAAGATGATGAAGCCTGGCCCTGGGTTAAAAATCCCTTTCCTCCCTCATGGGAAAGACCGGAAATAAAAACTTTGCGGCAGCAGAATAATCTTGATGATACACGGGCTACCTTTCCTTTGTCATTTCAGGAATTGAGACCCGCTGATAAAACCAGGGCCAAAACGATTATCTCTAATTATGTAAATAGCCATACTCCCTTTTTAAGGTCCATAGTGCGTCGTACCAGGGGATATCTGGAACAAACTATAAACCCTGATACCAAGGAACCCTATCTTAGTCCCATTGGAGTTGAATTATTTGGCGAAAATGATCCGGTTCCCCTCGATGGTTATTTTGCTGAAGCCTACAAAGCGGCGGAGGATTTTTCACGACTCCTTGCACAACGTATACATGCATCGGGTTTTCTTAAAACACTTTTACTCCGAAGACTCGGAAGTTCTATAGAAGCAGGAAAAAAGACAATAGAAGCTATGCTGTCTCATAACCCACAGGAAGACTCAGAAGATGATACTGATGAAATAGAAAACGAAACAACGATTTCTGAGGATACGCTTTCCGAGTTATATCCTCTCACTGCTGAGGAAACAGAATTGTTGCACAAATGCTATAAGCTGCTTTGTGCTGCAGAACGGGAAGATCCAAAATGGCAGGTTATCGAGCAGTATATAAAAAATTGGAAAGCCGAAGGTTGTATACTCTTTTCCCAGTATTTTGATACCGCATACTGGGCTGCACAAAAACTGACCCAATTATTTCCCAATGAACCAATAGGTTTATATGCTGGTTCCAGGAAGTCATTGCTTTTGCTCGGGACAAGACAACTTAAAAAGGATCGGGAAGAGCTTAAGCGCATGGTAAAACAGGGAGAACTACAAATATTAGTAGGTACCGATGCCGCTAGCGAAGGACTTAATCTACAGACCTTAGGAACCCTCATCAATATAGACCTTCCCTGGAACCCGACAAAGCTGGAACAGCGGAAAGGACGGATACAACGCATAGGTCAGCGGCGGGCTTCTGTAAAAATACTTAACCTAAGGTACGAAGGTTCAGTAGAGGACCGGGTGCATGAAGTGCTTTCAGACCGGCTACAAGAAATATTTAAGCTCTTTGGCCAGATTCCCGATATAGTCGAAGATATTTGGATAGATATTGCGCTGGGAGACACAGAAAAGGCAAAACAAGAATTAGATCGAATTCCTAAGACTAATCCCTTTGACGATCGCTACAGTAAAATAGATAGGGTGCCCGATTGGGAGTCTTGCGAAACGGTAGTCAATAAGCTTGAAAAGATTGAGTTACTCAAAAAAGGTTGGAGTTAAATTGTCCCCTTTCCCCTTGAGAGTGGTCGTCCCCTTTTCTCCTTAGGCGTGGAGCTCTTCGGGCCCCACCCTCTTTAAACCGGGGCCCTCAGACCCATACTTTTTAGTTGTGCGGCCCTTCTTTCAGCACCCGGTCTATCTCTGCTAACTCTTCCGGGCTAAAGTCAAGCTTTCGGGTGGCCGCCACGTTTTCCTGGATTTGCTCCGGCCGGGATGCGCCGATGAGGGCGCTGGTAACCCGCGTATCCCGCAGGGTCCAGGCCAGGGCCATCTGGGCCAGGGTCTGCCCCCGTCGCTGGGCAATGGCGTTGAGGGCCCGAATTTTTTCAAGCACCTCGGGGGTAATCTGTTCTGGCCTGAGGAAGGGGCTTGAAGAAGCGGCCCGGGAGTCTTCGGGGATTCCCTTCAGGTATCGATCCGTAAGGAGCCCCTGAGCCAGGGGCATAAAGGCGATGACCCCCACCCCGTGTTCTTCACAGGTTGAAAGCAATTCCGCTTCTATCCAGCGGTCCAGCATGTGGTACCGGGGCTGGTGAATCAGAAGGGGAATCCCCTCACTGCGGAGGATGGCCGCCGCCTGGCGGGTAAGGTCCGCCGGATAGTTGGATACCCCCACATACAGGGCCTTGCCCTGCCGTACCGCCTGAACAAGGGCCCCCATGCTTTCTTCCAGGGGGGTCTCCGGATCGGGTCGATGGTGATAAAAGATATCCACATATTCAAGCCCAAGCCGTTTAAGACTATCGTTCAAACTCGAAAGGAGATACTTTCGGGAACCAAAATCCCCGTAGGGCCCGGGCCACATGCCATAGCCTGCCTTGGTAGAAATAACAAGCTCATTGCGATAGGGGGCAATGTCCCGTTTCAGAATTTTCCCCAGGGTTTCTTCAGCCGCCCCCGGCGGAGGTCCATAGTTGTTGGCAAGATCAAAATGGGTAATCCCGAGATCAAAGGCGGTAAGCGCCATGGCCCGGGCCCGTTCATAGGGGGTTCCTTCCCCAAAATTATGCCAGAAACCGAGGGAAATAACGGGCAGTTTAAGGCCCGATTTTCCACAGCGACGGTAGGGCAGGGTCGCATATCGTTGTTCATTGGCAGTGTATGGCATGGTGAACCTCCTCTTCCTCGGATGTATCTCTCAAACCTGTTGACAGACTCAGCAGGATAATCGAGTAAACTAATTACTTACTATATCCTCTTATTTACTTTAAAGGGAGAGGGGGTGGGAACCCCCTTGTTCAATTCCTAAAAAATTCCCACCTTTTTCCAAAATATTATTATATTAGTAATATATATTGTTCTTTATATATACCGGCGTTGCCGGTGAAGAAAAACAATACCGTCTCAGCCTTTGGTTGAAGGAAAGAGGAGTTTGATATGAAACAGAATATGGGATTAGTGGATCGCCTCGTGCGGGTAGTTCTAGCTCTTGTGGTAGGGGTGCTGGTCTTTACGGGACAGCTCACCGGTGTGGCCGCGGTGATTCTGGGAATTTTTGCGGTGGTATTTCTCCTGACTAGTGCGGTCGGCTTTTGTCCCCTCTATGTACCGCTGGGGATTTCTACGAAAAAGAAAAGTTCCTGAGAATAGGGAGCCAGGATGGGCCCTGCAAGAGAAAAAAGACCCAGGGGGTACCAGCAGGAGGGCAACATATGGAAAACAAGGATACCCTTTGTTTTATAGAACCGACAGAGGAACTGCGACAACGTTTAAGTGAAGAAGAATATGCGGTTATCGTCCAGGCCGCTACGGAGCCACCCTTCCGTAACGCCTACTGGAACAATCATGCAGAGGGTATCTACGTGGATAAAGTCGATGGGACCCCCCTGTTTGCGTCGGTCCATAAGTTTGACTCTGGTACGGGGTGGCCTAGTTTTTTCAAACCCCTTTCGCCGGAAGTTCTCGCATTCAGGGAAGACCATTCCTTTAATATGATTCGTACCGAAGTGCGCGCCGCAAAAAGCGGGGCCCACTTAGGCCATGTGTTCCCCGATGGGCCGCCACCCACGGGCCTTCGTTATTGTATCAATTCGGCGGCCCTCCGGTTTATCCCCCGGGAGAAGATGGAAGAAGCGGGGTATACGGAATGGTTGTACCTTTTTGATGAAAACTGAAGGGCCGGTATCCCCTAACTCTGAGTTGCCCTTTGTTCTGGCCCCCTGAGGAGGGAAGCCCCTGCCAAATACTCCTGCTAATATAAAGAAAACCCGGAGGGCCCTTTCATCCTGATTCTGTTCCCTGAGGAAGCACCTTTTAGCCTCCCCCTTGAAGATGCGACGGGAATTGTGTTATCTTTTTTATGAAAAATGCAAGTCATTTGCAAATTTAACAACTCAAGGAGGACCAGGTGTATGCGGTACCAGAAAAGGGGTCTTTTGTTTCTTACCGTGGTGGTTGGGATGATGCTGAGTGCCTGTGGCGGCAAGCAGACCCAAGGTGATAAACCCGTGGTGGTCGTGAGCATCCTACCCCATCGATATTTTCTTGAGCGAATTGGGGGAGATACCATCCAGAGCCTCGTCCTGGTAGGTCCGGGGCAGAGTCCCCATAGCTATGAACCTACTCCCCAGCAAATGGAACAATTAGGGCGGGCCCGGGCGTGGATCTATTCAAATACGGATTTTGAAATTACCCTGCTCCCCCGGATTAAAAAACTATATCCCCAGCTCAAACTGGTGGATGGTACGGCGGGTATGAAATTCCGCTCCCTTGAAGCCCATGAACATGAAGAAGACCATGCTGGCCACGAAGAAGGCACCCATCAAGAACACGATGGGATAACCCCTGGAGCGGAAGGAATGGAAGTGGATCGACATACCTGGTTGGGGAAAGAGGGCGCCCTGGTGTTCTCCCGGCATGTGGTGGAAACCCTTTCAGAGCTCTTCCCTTCCCATCGTTCTCAGTACGAAGAACGGTACCATGCCCTCACTCAGGAAATTGAGCAGGTCTTTGCCGAGTTGCGGCAGCAGCTAGAACCCCTGGCGGGAAGCAAGGTGTACGTGTTTCACCCTGCCTTTGGGTATTTCCTTGACGAATTTAAGTTACACCAGGTGGCGGTGGAGACCGGAGGAAAAGAACCCTCGCCCCAGGCCCTGGCGGCCCTTATCAAACAGGCCCAGCAGGATACACCGCGGGTTATCTTTGTGCAGGCCCAATTCCCCACCGCTTCCGCCGAAGCCCTTGCCAAAAGCATCGGCGCCGTGGTACTCCCCCTCGACCCCCTTGCTCCTGATTGGCTTCTTAATATCAAGAAGATGGGGGCTGCCCTGTCGGAAAGCCTGAAAAGAGAAAACCTTAAATAATCGAGACCTTGGACGAGATAGCCTTTGTGCCCTTAGCGGACTTCTTCGCCACCGCGCTCACTGCCGATTTCCGTGGGACGGAATGGGCTCCGGGCTCTTAGCGGTCTTGAACTTCCTATGAGGCCCGATGGGCAGACCTTTGGGCAAACCCTCGGGGCCTGCCCTTTTTATTCTTTTTTCTCTGTGCTACTGTTTGGTGAGGGGTGACGATGAAAGACGTGGTGGTTAATTGTGAGGACCTGGCCTTTTCCTATGAGGATGTTCCCGTGTTAGAAAAGGTCAATTTTCATCTGCACCGGGGGGAGTTTATTGCCCTGGTGGGTCCCAACGGGGCAGGCAAATCCACCCTGCTAAAGTTACTGCTGGGCCTGTTAAAACCCCAGCAGGGGCGCCTGACTATTTTAGGGAAACCCGTGGGAGAGCAGCAACGACTCATCGGGTACGTGCCCCAGCAGTCGGAATATGACCGGAGTTTCCCCATCCGGGTGCGGGAAGTAATCGCCATGGGGCGCCATTGGGGCCTCTCCCGGACATGGACGGCCCATGACGACGAAGCGGTCCAGTGGGCGGTGGACCAGGTTGATGTGCGGGAACTCCTGGACCGTCACTATGCAGCCCTTTCGGGGGGCCAGCGCCGGCGGGTGCTGGTGGCCCGGGCCCTGGCTTCCCGTCCAGAACTCTTAGTCCTTGATGAACCTACCGCGAACATGGATGGAGAAAGTGAAAAGCGGCTCTTTACTACCCTGGGGAACTTAAAGGGGACTACCACCATTCTTATTGTGACCCACGATTCGGAATTTGTCTCTTCCCTTACGGACCGGGTGCTCTGTGTGGGGGAGCGAAACGAGACAAGCGGGGCCTGTCGGGTGGTGGAACACAGGACCCGCGAAACTCCCCACGCACCCCCCGACCGCTTTGGAGGAAAGGCCCTGGAAGTGCTCCACGACGAAACCCTGCCTGAAAAAAGCTGTTGCACCAATGAGGAGACCCCCTGATGGTTCAGAGTTTTATTGCTACCCTTTTTGACCCCTCCATCCCCTTTCTTAGAAATGCCCTGCTGGCGGGCGTTCTGGCGGCGATTCTTTTTGGGGTGTTGGGCACTATCGTTACGGTAAAACGAATCGCGGGCCTGGCGGGGGCTATTTCTCACGCCGTTCTGGGGGGCATCGGCCTTGCGCTGTACCTTTCTGCCACGGGCCTGGTGCCTCATTTTTCTCCCCTTATGGGGGCCCTCCTCTTTGCGGTGCTCTCCGCGGTGGTGATAGGCCTGGTGTCTCTGACCATGAAACAGCGGGAGGACACCATTATCAACGCCATATGGGCCATCGGCATGAGCCTGGGGGTCCTCTTTATGGCAAAAACGCCGGGATATCGGGACCCCGCAAGTTACCTGTTCGGGAATATCCTTTTCATCACCTCCCAGGATTTAGTATTGTTGGCCCTTCTCGACGGCCTGGTGATTTTTCTGGTATGGCGCTATTACCCCCAACTGGTGGCCACCGCCTTTGATGAAGAATTTGCCCGGGTCCGGGGCATCCCCGTACAGGCCATCTTTCTGATCATTCTGAGCATCACCGCCATAGCGGTGGTACTGCTCCAGACCTTTGTGGGGGTGGTGATGGTGATTGCTATGCTCACCCTGCCGGCGGGTACGGCAAGCTACTTTAGCAAAAGCCTGGCGGGGATGATGGTGGGGAGTGTGCTCTACGCCCTCGTGTTTTCGGTGATGGGACTTTTCCTGGGCTGGGTCTTTGACCTTCCCGGCGGAGCCATGGTGGTAGTGCTCGCCGGAGTGGGATATATCATGGCGGGACTCATAAAACATTTTAGAAAATGAGAGAACAGGCATGACCAGAATTCGAAAACGCATCCTCCAGGTGTTACAGGGCGCCAGCGAACCCCTTTCTGCTTCTCAGGTGGCTCAGAGGGTAGGTCCCCCCTGTGACCCGGCGACGGTATACCGGGGCCTGCATTACCTTGAGGAACAGGGGCTTGCCGAGTCTTTTGTGCTATCCTGTCAGGAGCACGGCACTGAACGATACTATACGGCCTGCGAAACCCCTCAACCCTCTGCCGCCGCTTCATCCGGCGAAAGGGTGTTCCTCCCGCCCCACCGGCATTGGTTCCACTGTGAAGGGTGTCATCGGTTTATCCCCCTGGGGGTGTGTTTGCTGGACCCGGTGGTTCACCAGTTTGAACAGGAACAGCAGTGCACCGTCCGTCAACATACCCTTTATTTTACCGGCCTCTGTCGGGACTGCCGCGGGAAATAGGCCCCCTCTTTTCTTAAGGGTGCACCCAGGGCTTTATTCAAACAGCGATCCAGTGGTTTCCAAACTCTAGCAGGGGGAAGTCTCCCCCTCGCTCCGGCCGCCGCAGCCACTTCCCCAGCGGCTCCGGCTGCCAGCGGGGAAACATCGCCGGCCACTGGGGCCCCGTAATTCGCCGCGGCGCCTCACCGTGGTTATCAGCCGCTCCCTCAGCGGCCCTAGCCGCGTAACACGCCCTCTGGCGGCCTCCGCTACCCCCTCTGCGGGGGACACCCCCGCAACGCCCCCGTCCAGGGCCGGCCCTTGCACAGCCCCCTCGCCATGGTGGGGCGGCCACAACGCCGCCGATCAAACCAGCGCTGACCGTATTATTCTGCCCCGCGGTTTTGCGATGCACACCCTCAGAATCCACGTAATTTTCGCTGCGGTCTCCCTCAAACACCAAAGTAAAAAAAGAATTCACTTATTTTACTTTTAGCGTGCAAAGTAAATTAAATGAGTGTATACTATACGCTAGTAGGTGTGTATGGATATCAAAGATTTTAAGGCCGGATCCTACAGGAATGGGTATCAGTACCGGTATTTTTTGCCTGAAAAAATCAATCATCCTTTCTACTGGACCGACCCGACCATCAACGAACTTCTGGAAAAGGCTTCTGTGCGGCTGGGTGAGTTAAATTCGTTTTCTCGCTTTGTTCCCGATACGGATATGTTTATCATCATGCATATTTTTAAAGAGGCGGTCCTTTCCAGCCGCATCGAAGGAACCCGGACAAACATCGAAGAAGCTTTTATAGACGAATCGGACATAAATCCCGAACAACGCGATGATTGGCAGGAAGTCCACAATTATGTTAACGCTATGAACGCGGCCATCGAAGAACTGGAAACCCTGCCCCTTTCCACACGACTGATCCGGAATACCCATCGCATCTTGCTTTCCAGCGGCAGGGGACAGCATAAAGCCCCGGGGGAATTCAGAACTTCCCAGAACTGGATCGGCGGGGCTACACTATCCGATGCGGTTTTTATCCCGCCGGCTCATACAGAGCTTTCGGACCTGCTTACGGACTTTGAGTTTTTTTTAAACAACCAGGACCTTAAAATCCCTCACCTCGTTAAAATAGCCATCGCCCATTATCAATTTGAAACCATACACCCATTCCTGGACGGCAATGGAAGAATGGGCAGGCTTCTCATCACACTGTATCTGGTATCCAGCGGGTTACTCGAAAAGCCGCTCTTATACCTGTCTGAGTTCTTCGAAAAAAACAGAAGCCTTTATTACGACAACTTAACCCTGGTACGCACCAGAAACGATTTAGCCCAATGGATCAAGTTTTTTCTGGTCGGTGTGATTACCACCGCAGAGAAAGCCACGGAAACGCTCCGCAACATCATGAACCTTAAAGCTCGTATAGAGCAGGAGCACATTCTCGCCATGGGAAAACGCTCCCGCCAGGCCATGGACCTTTTGCGCTACCTGTTTAAAAAGCCGGTCATCACCGTGAAGGAGGCTCAAACTTCCACAGGACTTTCTCTTAAAGCGGCCAATGACCTGGTTCGAGTGTTTACTGAAAGCGGAATTCTTAAAGAGATTACCGGATACCAGCGTAACCGTATTTTTGTGTTTGATGCCTACATGAAGCTCTTTAGCGAACAATAAGGGGGGAAGTCTCCCCCCCTCGCTCCGGCCGCCGCAGCCGCATCACGCGGCCTCTGGCGGCCTCCGCTACCCCCTCTGCGGGGGACACCCCCGCAACGCCCCCGTCCAGGGCCGGCCCTTGCACAGCCCCCTCGCCATGGTGGGGCGGCCACAACGCCGCCGATCAAACCAGCGCTGACCGTATTATTCTGCCCCGCAATTTTGCGATGCACACCCTCCTGCTGCTCCGGAGCCGTTAGCCCAGTTGCCCCCTTGATTGTCTAAAGAGACCGCTTGTTTTATACTTTCCGGTATGAGCGCCAAAAAACTCCCTATCGGACTTCAAACCTTATCAAAAATTCTCTCTGATAATTACTACTATGTTGATAAAACCCGCTTTGTAGAAATGGTGGCTCGCCGTGGGGGATTCTATTTCCTCTCCCGGCCCCGGCGCTTTGGGAAGAGCCTCTTCCTCGACACCCTGGCGGAAGCCCTCTCAGGAAACAAGGAGCTCTTTAAGGGCCTCTATCTCTACGACAAATACGACTTTACTCCCTATCCCGTCATCCGCCTGAGCTTTGGGAGCGGGGACTACAAAAACCTTTCGGCGGTCAGCAAAGAATTGGCATATACGTTTAAAGAAAATTACGAAACCCTGGGGCTTGTTCCAGAGTACGCCTATGATGATTATCGAGACTGTTTTAAGCATCTTATAAAAGCCGCCTCCGAGCGCTACGAGGCCCCGGTGGCAGTCCTTATCGATGAATACGACAAGCCCATCCTGGATAACCTCTCCCGCCCCGAGGTCGCCCGGGAAGCCCGGGACATTCTTAAAAACCTCTACTCGGTCCTTAAGGACAGCGACCGGTACCTACGGCTTGCCTTCATTACCGGGGTGAGCAAGTTCAGTAAGCTCTCCCTCTTTAGCGGCCTGAA includes:
- a CDS encoding phospholipase D-like domain-containing anti-phage protein, with amino-acid sequence MIYRHVFQRSRSMPGKQFLVDRLKGAVGYDRIAGYFDSSLFELAGEALESVQGLIRIVCNSDIQAKDVEAASAAVREQAQRQSFFKQDPEILSLSGSDRFSRLARLLKGSGTARLEVRVLPDDAFGLVHGKAGLITYADGRRISFLGSTNETFAGWALNYELLWEDDSPEACDWVAAEFERLWNHPLAMPLSQAVVKEVDRLSRRFEIPVGEWQNKPEPASLAVESPVYREQFGLWPHQKYFVSLAWRAHQVHGARFVLADQVGLGKTVQLGMVAQLIALTSDKPVLVLLPKTLMEQWQIELWDLLQVPSARWTGTAWIDELGFEYVPSSKEPLLACPRKIGLVSQGLVIRNPERLQNLLEREWSCVIVDEAHRARRKKIPPQDERGPGIRNPETECNRLYSFLYKLAGKTRSLLLATATPVQLHPIEAWDLLFLLSQGNSHVLGEAGSYWFNPEKALPLALGEISFPEEDDEAWPWVKNPFPPSWERPEIKTLRQQNNLDDTRATFPLSFQELRPADKTRAKTIISNYVNSHTPFLRSIVRRTRGYLEQTINPDTKEPYLSPIGVELFGENDPVPLDGYFAEAYKAAEDFSRLLAQRIHASGFLKTLLLRRLGSSIEAGKKTIEAMLSHNPQEDSEDDTDEIENETTISEDTLSELYPLTAEETELLHKCYKLLCAAEREDPKWQVIEQYIKNWKAEGCILFSQYFDTAYWAAQKLTQLFPNEPIGLYAGSRKSLLLLGTRQLKKDREELKRMVKQGELQILVGTDAASEGLNLQTLGTLINIDLPWNPTKLEQRKGRIQRIGQRRASVKILNLRYEGSVEDRVHEVLSDRLQEIFKLFGQIPDIVEDIWIDIALGDTEKAKQELDRIPKTNPFDDRYSKIDRVPDWESCETVVNKLEKIELLKKGWS
- the mgrA gene encoding L-glyceraldehyde 3-phosphate reductase, which encodes MPYTANEQRYATLPYRRCGKSGLKLPVISLGFWHNFGEGTPYERARAMALTAFDLGITHFDLANNYGPPPGAAEETLGKILKRDIAPYRNELVISTKAGYGMWPGPYGDFGSRKYLLSSLNDSLKRLGLEYVDIFYHHRPDPETPLEESMGALVQAVRQGKALYVGVSNYPADLTRQAAAILRSEGIPLLIHQPRYHMLDRWIEAELLSTCEEHGVGVIAFMPLAQGLLTDRYLKGIPEDSRAASSSPFLRPEQITPEVLEKIRALNAIAQRRGQTLAQMALAWTLRDTRVTSALIGASRPEQIQENVAATRKLDFSPEELAEIDRVLKEGPHN
- a CDS encoding DUF2892 domain-containing protein; its protein translation is MKQNMGLVDRLVRVVLALVVGVLVFTGQLTGVAAVILGIFAVVFLLTSAVGFCPLYVPLGISTKKKSS
- the msrB gene encoding peptide-methionine (R)-S-oxide reductase MsrB — protein: MENKDTLCFIEPTEELRQRLSEEEYAVIVQAATEPPFRNAYWNNHAEGIYVDKVDGTPLFASVHKFDSGTGWPSFFKPLSPEVLAFREDHSFNMIRTEVRAAKSGAHLGHVFPDGPPPTGLRYCINSAALRFIPREKMEEAGYTEWLYLFDEN
- a CDS encoding zinc ABC transporter substrate-binding protein, with translation MRYQKRGLLFLTVVVGMMLSACGGKQTQGDKPVVVVSILPHRYFLERIGGDTIQSLVLVGPGQSPHSYEPTPQQMEQLGRARAWIYSNTDFEITLLPRIKKLYPQLKLVDGTAGMKFRSLEAHEHEEDHAGHEEGTHQEHDGITPGAEGMEVDRHTWLGKEGALVFSRHVVETLSELFPSHRSQYEERYHALTQEIEQVFAELRQQLEPLAGSKVYVFHPAFGYFLDEFKLHQVAVETGGKEPSPQALAALIKQAQQDTPRVIFVQAQFPTASAEALAKSIGAVVLPLDPLAPDWLLNIKKMGAALSESLKRENLK
- a CDS encoding metal ABC transporter ATP-binding protein, whose amino-acid sequence is MKDVVVNCEDLAFSYEDVPVLEKVNFHLHRGEFIALVGPNGAGKSTLLKLLLGLLKPQQGRLTILGKPVGEQQRLIGYVPQQSEYDRSFPIRVREVIAMGRHWGLSRTWTAHDDEAVQWAVDQVDVRELLDRHYAALSGGQRRRVLVARALASRPELLVLDEPTANMDGESEKRLFTTLGNLKGTTTILIVTHDSEFVSSLTDRVLCVGERNETSGACRVVEHRTRETPHAPPDRFGGKALEVLHDETLPEKSCCTNEETP
- a CDS encoding metal ABC transporter permease; translated protein: MVQSFIATLFDPSIPFLRNALLAGVLAAILFGVLGTIVTVKRIAGLAGAISHAVLGGIGLALYLSATGLVPHFSPLMGALLFAVLSAVVIGLVSLTMKQREDTIINAIWAIGMSLGVLFMAKTPGYRDPASYLFGNILFITSQDLVLLALLDGLVIFLVWRYYPQLVATAFDEEFARVRGIPVQAIFLIILSITAIAVVLLQTFVGVVMVIAMLTLPAGTASYFSKSLAGMMVGSVLYALVFSVMGLFLGWVFDLPGGAMVVVLAGVGYIMAGLIKHFRK
- a CDS encoding helix-turn-helix domain-containing protein gives rise to the protein MTRIRKRILQVLQGASEPLSASQVAQRVGPPCDPATVYRGLHYLEEQGLAESFVLSCQEHGTERYYTACETPQPSAAASSGERVFLPPHRHWFHCEGCHRFIPLGVCLLDPVVHQFEQEQQCTVRQHTLYFTGLCRDCRGK
- a CDS encoding Fic family protein; translation: MDIKDFKAGSYRNGYQYRYFLPEKINHPFYWTDPTINELLEKASVRLGELNSFSRFVPDTDMFIIMHIFKEAVLSSRIEGTRTNIEEAFIDESDINPEQRDDWQEVHNYVNAMNAAIEELETLPLSTRLIRNTHRILLSSGRGQHKAPGEFRTSQNWIGGATLSDAVFIPPAHTELSDLLTDFEFFLNNQDLKIPHLVKIAIAHYQFETIHPFLDGNGRMGRLLITLYLVSSGLLEKPLLYLSEFFEKNRSLYYDNLTLVRTRNDLAQWIKFFLVGVITTAEKATETLRNIMNLKARIEQEHILAMGKRSRQAMDLLRYLFKKPVITVKEAQTSTGLSLKAANDLVRVFTESGILKEITGYQRNRIFVFDAYMKLFSEQ